The following coding sequences are from one Paenibacillus sp. JDR-2 window:
- a CDS encoding sensor histidine kinase, with product MAFLRKLSIRSQLLILAGSTIIVILVIVLHTYTMMSGMITRSHEEYVRQTVTEMKKNVASNRDVIYRLMQDISYNPDIQDYLVETDNLVRYDKFTKLTKYLSGQKDLKEGIQDIIISGNNDTWIDLAGGNRYLVPLRAQLSDQSLNANYEGMRKFENLYGGADMLVFATSIVYSRPGELFNRNIGTAFFVVDPTALMGEQEYSSKQPGTQIYLLDRDRKVVASNSSLSAGSEFPAMEENPPSGDNRIVKWKNQSYVVESETLPEIDGTVLSMVPENELLRDLLDIRRQELIILGIALLMLAIPFMFIVNNILRPLKRLIFFITTLRRGDPLKLKKRISLHGYMEISIVATELNSMLDEIDHLTQSLLETNTRLYSTELEKKKSELAFLRSQINPHFLYNTLEAITGIAVVEGQDKIKTMTRSLSSIFRYSIKGSSEVPLSEEIRMVDSYIRIQQIRFEGRFDVQYELTDDAMAFRVPKMILQPIAENAIYHGFEPTLKKGRLWIRGAVSGDGQLIVQVEDDGVGIEPARLEELRLMMSATSSGPEEHGESKSIGLVNVNNRIRLMFGGDCGLRVDSGAGSGTRVELIIGEGRAPDA from the coding sequence ATGGCTTTCCTGAGAAAACTGTCGATCCGTTCGCAACTGCTTATTTTGGCCGGTTCGACCATTATCGTCATACTGGTGATCGTTCTGCATACCTACACCATGATGTCTGGGATGATCACCCGCAGCCATGAGGAATACGTAAGGCAGACGGTGACGGAAATGAAGAAGAACGTCGCCTCCAACCGGGATGTCATCTACCGCCTCATGCAGGATATTTCCTACAATCCGGATATACAGGATTATTTGGTTGAGACGGACAATCTGGTCCGTTACGACAAGTTCACCAAGCTGACCAAATATTTGAGCGGTCAGAAGGATCTGAAGGAAGGCATCCAGGATATCATCATCTCAGGCAACAACGACACATGGATCGACCTGGCCGGGGGCAACCGCTATCTGGTGCCGCTTCGGGCACAGCTCTCCGATCAGAGTTTGAACGCCAACTATGAGGGGATGCGCAAGTTCGAAAATTTGTACGGCGGCGCGGACATGCTTGTCTTCGCTACGTCCATCGTTTATTCGCGGCCAGGGGAACTGTTCAACCGCAATATCGGAACGGCGTTCTTCGTCGTTGATCCAACCGCCCTCATGGGCGAGCAGGAATACTCCTCGAAGCAGCCCGGCACGCAAATTTATTTGCTCGACCGCGACCGCAAAGTCGTCGCAAGCAATTCCTCGCTGAGCGCGGGGAGCGAATTCCCGGCCATGGAAGAAAACCCGCCAAGCGGGGACAACCGAATCGTGAAATGGAAAAACCAAAGTTACGTGGTCGAGTCGGAAACGCTGCCCGAAATTGACGGCACCGTTCTCAGCATGGTGCCCGAAAACGAACTGCTGCGCGATTTGCTCGACATCCGCAGGCAGGAGCTGATTATTCTCGGCATTGCCCTGCTCATGCTGGCCATTCCGTTTATGTTTATCGTCAACAACATCCTGCGTCCGCTGAAAAGGCTGATCTTCTTTATCACGACGCTCAGGCGGGGAGATCCGCTCAAGCTCAAAAAGCGGATTTCGCTCCATGGCTACATGGAAATCAGCATCGTGGCAACGGAGCTGAACAGCATGCTTGACGAGATCGACCATTTGACGCAGAGCCTGCTCGAGACCAATACGCGGCTTTACAGTACCGAGCTGGAGAAGAAAAAGTCGGAGCTCGCCTTTTTGCGCAGCCAGATTAATCCCCATTTTTTGTACAACACATTGGAAGCGATTACGGGCATCGCCGTCGTCGAGGGACAGGATAAAATCAAAACGATGACGCGGTCTCTGTCGAGTATTTTCCGCTACAGCATCAAGGGTTCGAGCGAGGTGCCGCTGAGCGAGGAAATCCGGATGGTCGATTCGTATATCCGCATCCAGCAAATCCGCTTCGAGGGCAGGTTCGACGTCCAATACGAGCTAACGGACGATGCGATGGCGTTCCGCGTACCGAAAATGATTTTGCAGCCGATTGCGGAGAACGCGATCTATCACGGCTTTGAGCCAACGCTGAAGAAGGGACGGCTGTGGATCAGAGGCGCCGTAAGCGGCGATGGTCAGCTGATTGTGCAAGTGGAGGATGACGGCGTTGGCATCGAGCCCGCAAGGCTCGAGGAGCTGCGCCTCATGATGTCTGCCACGTCCTCGGGGCCGGAGGAGCATGGCGAGAGCAAAAGCATTGGCCTGGTTAACGTCAACAACCGCATCCGTCTCATGTTCGGCGGCGACTGCGGGCTTCGCGTCGACAGCGGGGCGGGATCCGGCACGCGGGTCGAGCTGATCATAGGAGAGGGGAGGGCGCCTGATGCATAA
- a CDS encoding Gfo/Idh/MocA family protein, with protein sequence MKKLKVGLISFAHGHAYSYLASLAAMPEVEIVGIADESQSRVASIVESTGLPYYADYRELLATDADAIVICSENVHHAKHAIAAAEARKHVLCEKPLGISVSEMERMIAAARDNGVQLMTAFPCRYLPAVTGAKAAIERGDIGDIVAVKGTNHGTNPGGWFTDKALSGGGALLDHTVHVMDLLNWMIGTEVKEVYGYAATRFGETEIDDAGLVHVKFAGGAFAVIDTSWSRPKSFPTWGDVTMEIIGTKGCIAVDGFAQKNEVYSDLAGKGSWSYWGDDMDRLMIESFVGSLLEGRPVPITGEDGLRSAAVALAAYESAKLGQPVAL encoded by the coding sequence GTGAAAAAACTGAAAGTAGGTCTGATCAGCTTTGCGCACGGCCATGCATACAGCTATTTAGCGAGTCTGGCCGCTATGCCGGAGGTCGAGATCGTTGGCATCGCCGACGAGTCGCAGAGCCGTGTGGCATCGATCGTCGAAAGCACGGGCCTGCCTTACTACGCCGATTATCGGGAACTGCTCGCTACCGACGCCGATGCCATCGTCATCTGCTCGGAGAATGTCCATCACGCCAAGCATGCGATCGCGGCGGCCGAAGCGCGAAAGCATGTGCTGTGCGAGAAGCCGCTTGGCATCTCCGTCAGCGAAATGGAACGGATGATCGCCGCCGCACGGGATAACGGCGTCCAGCTGATGACCGCCTTTCCATGCCGCTATCTGCCGGCCGTGACCGGTGCCAAAGCCGCGATCGAGCGCGGCGATATCGGCGACATCGTCGCCGTCAAAGGAACCAACCACGGGACGAATCCCGGCGGCTGGTTTACCGACAAGGCGCTTTCGGGCGGCGGAGCCCTGCTTGACCATACGGTCCATGTGATGGATCTGCTGAACTGGATGATCGGCACCGAGGTGAAGGAGGTTTACGGATACGCGGCAACGCGGTTCGGCGAAACGGAAATCGACGACGCGGGCCTCGTTCACGTGAAATTCGCCGGAGGCGCCTTCGCCGTTATCGATACAAGCTGGTCCCGTCCGAAATCGTTCCCTACCTGGGGCGACGTGACGATGGAAATCATCGGCACGAAAGGCTGCATCGCCGTCGACGGCTTCGCCCAGAAAAATGAAGTGTACAGCGATCTTGCCGGCAAAGGCAGCTGGAGCTATTGGGGCGACGATATGGATCGGCTGATGATCGAGTCGTTCGTAGGGTCGTTGCTGGAGGGTCGGCCGGTGCCGATAACCGGCGAAGACGGCTTGCGGTCCGCCGCCGTGGCGCTGGCCGCCTACGAGTCCGCGAAGCTGGGACAGCCGGTCGCGCTGTAA